One stretch of Apium graveolens cultivar Ventura unplaced genomic scaffold, ASM990537v1 ctg1923, whole genome shotgun sequence DNA includes these proteins:
- the LOC141700195 gene encoding ribonuclease MRP protein subunit POP4-like isoform X1: MRSESGGKEDRKQVALNAVERRFALAQHQLVQQQQPKRKRSLPQHKPQLSTYNDNNAVTISPSLRPNPITTLPCLNLSSVQKDTETNDPVYSLLSHPVHENLLSTSVEISDRKGSVPDKIVHELLRNGDAAQKYNQGLKSKKIDNWILLDNVDKGSGAYDRARIKALNKNSKRSKKHMSVKQHKTFGSLTLPDDSRKFEIYKPMHEMWKGYITQVLKNVGNNQFAQRLLSADLHGAIILVVQSTIVSLIGVRGIMIRETAETFSVISADDKLHVVPKKASVFMLQADCWKITLLGDEIRSRNMGP; this comes from the exons ATGAGAAGCGAAAGCGGCGGCAAAGAAGATCGAAAGCAGGTGGCTTTGAACGCAGTGGAGCGGCGTTTTGCTCTAGCTCAACACCAACTAGTTCAGCAACAACAACCTAAGAGAAAGAGATCTCTTCCCCAACACAAACCCCAACTCTCTACTTACAATGACAACAACGCAGTTACTATTTCTCCTTCTCTACGTCCAAATCCCATTACTACTTTGCCCTGTCTCAATCTCTCTTCTGTCCAAAAAG ATACAGAAACAAATGATCCAGTATATTCTTTGCTCTCTCATCCCGTGCATGAGAATTTGCTATCAACCAGTGTTGAG ATCTCAGATAGAAAAGGGAGTGTACCTGATAAGATTGTACATGAACTTCTTCGAAATGGCGATGCAGCCCAGAAATATAATCAGGGATTAAAAAGTAAAAAGATTGACAATTGGATTCTTCTCGACAATGTAGACAAAGGGAGTGGTGCATATGATAGAGCTCGTATAAAAGCTCTTAATAAAAACTCTAAGCGATCTAAGAAGCACATGTCCGTGAAGCAACATAAAACATTTGGATCCCTCACCTTGCCTGATGATTCACGCAA ATTTGAGATCTATAAACCAATGCATGAAATGTGGAAAGGTTACATAACTCAAGTTCTTAAAAATGTCGG GAATAATCAGTTTGCACAACGTCTTCTCAGTGCAGACCTGCATGGTGCAATAATTTTGG TTGTTCAGAGTACAATAGTCTCTCTCATTGGAGTAAGAGGTATTATGATTCGGGAAACTGCAGAAACATTTTCAGTCATTTCAGCAGACGATAAGTTACACG TTGTGCCGAAAAAGGCATCTGTGTTTATGCTACAAGCTGATTGCTGGAAGATTACACTGCTTGGAGATGAGATCAGGTCTAGAAATATGGGGCCTTGA
- the LOC141700195 gene encoding ribonuclease MRP protein subunit POP4-like isoform X2 produces the protein MTTTQLLFLLLYVQIPLLLCPVSISLLSKKDSAISSCNVMDLLIYADTETNDPVYSLLSHPVHENLLSTSVEISDRKGSVPDKIVHELLRNGDAAQKYNQGLKSKKIDNWILLDNVDKGSGAYDRARIKALNKNSKRSKKHMSVKQHKTFGSLTLPDDSRKFEIYKPMHEMWKGYITQVLKNVGNNQFAQRLLSADLHGAIILVVQSTIVSLIGVRGIMIRETAETFSVISADDKLHVVPKKASVFMLQADCWKITLLGDEIRSRNMGP, from the exons ATGACAACAACGCAGTTACTATTTCTCCTTCTCTACGTCCAAATCCCATTACTACTTTGCCCTGTCTCAATCTCTCTTCTGTCCAAAAAG GACTCAGCAATTAGCAGTTGTAACGTGATGGATCTGTTAATTTATGCAGATACAGAAACAAATGATCCAGTATATTCTTTGCTCTCTCATCCCGTGCATGAGAATTTGCTATCAACCAGTGTTGAG ATCTCAGATAGAAAAGGGAGTGTACCTGATAAGATTGTACATGAACTTCTTCGAAATGGCGATGCAGCCCAGAAATATAATCAGGGATTAAAAAGTAAAAAGATTGACAATTGGATTCTTCTCGACAATGTAGACAAAGGGAGTGGTGCATATGATAGAGCTCGTATAAAAGCTCTTAATAAAAACTCTAAGCGATCTAAGAAGCACATGTCCGTGAAGCAACATAAAACATTTGGATCCCTCACCTTGCCTGATGATTCACGCAA ATTTGAGATCTATAAACCAATGCATGAAATGTGGAAAGGTTACATAACTCAAGTTCTTAAAAATGTCGG GAATAATCAGTTTGCACAACGTCTTCTCAGTGCAGACCTGCATGGTGCAATAATTTTGG TTGTTCAGAGTACAATAGTCTCTCTCATTGGAGTAAGAGGTATTATGATTCGGGAAACTGCAGAAACATTTTCAGTCATTTCAGCAGACGATAAGTTACACG TTGTGCCGAAAAAGGCATCTGTGTTTATGCTACAAGCTGATTGCTGGAAGATTACACTGCTTGGAGATGAGATCAGGTCTAGAAATATGGGGCCTTGA
- the LOC141700200 gene encoding interactor of constitutive active ROPs 2, chloroplastic — protein sequence MQTPKTRTGSLEVLQRSSPATPRSNKQQKTAGADSDTVPSPATRTPKARSPKIVDRRSPRSPASEQKKRPGRISELENQLSQLQEELKKANDQLRSYESWKKQAQLENEEAKKQLDAMSAKLEESEQQIHELSVSEDSRVQELRKISQDRDRAWQSELEAVQKHHSIDSAALASAMNDIQKLKMQLERVAESEATYARREESAQAEVQSLRKELSETLNLVENLKHELTDCKESKAQALEDVKEIESQLALARSTEETLRSEGLKAMEAYNSVSLELEQSKNQVIHLEGLVSNLQKEYDSESSKSAADLLGNITVAQESDKHENSVEVEKELNHVKSEVGQLRSALEAAERRYQEEYIQSTLQIRSAYEVAEHTKLESRKREAELEANLNSAKSDVEELKLKLMDKETDFHTISEENQGLHLKVMENQLSGRESELELEVKKFEQDLVVLKASLLDKEIKLQSIAQENEALKTEMKKRELEKDKVNDETLELAEAARDAEREALTKLSYLTEEADKSSRKTARVTEQLDAAQAANSEMEAELRRLKVQSDQWRKAAEAAAAMLTTGNNGKIERSGSLDNYHTIGGKLSSPFSEDMDDECPKKKNGNMLKKIGILLKKSQK from the exons ATGCAGACACCAAAAACAAG AACTGGCTCCTTGGAGGTACTGCAAAGGTCATCTCCTGCTACACCCCGAAGTAATAAGCAGCAAAAGACAGCAGGGGCAGACTCGGATACAGTTCCCTCTCCAGCAACAAGGACACCTAAAGCAAGAAGTCCTAAAATTGTTGATCGCAGGTCACCTCGTAGTCCAGCATCTGAG CAAAAGAAGCGACCTGGAAGAATATCTGAATTGGAAAATCAGCTTAGTCAGCTGCAAGAAGAACTGAAGAAGGCAAATGACCAGTTGAGGTCATACGAGTCGTGGAAGAAGCAGGCTCAGCTAGAGAATGAAGAGGCAAAGAAACAGCTTGATGCCATGTCAGCAAAGCTTGAGGAGTCTGAACAGCAGATACATGAACTTTCTGTTTCGGAGGATTCCCGAGTTCAAGAGCTCCGTAAAATCTCTCAGGATCGAGATAGAGCATGGCAGTCTGAACTTGAGGCTGTCCAGAAACATCACTCAATAGACTCTGCTGCCTTGGCTTCTGCCATGAATGATATACAGAAGTTGAAGATGCAGCTTGAGCGAGTAGCTGAATCTGAAGCTACTTATGCGAGGCGTGAAGAATCAGCTCAGGCTGAGGTACAGAGCTTAAGGAAGGAACTAAGTGAAACATTGAATCTGGTTGAGAATCTGAAACATGAGCTAACTGATTGCAAAGAATCTAAAGCTCAGGCATTGGAAGATGTTAAAGAAATTGAATCACAGTTAGCACTGGCAAGATCAACTGAGGAAACATTAAGGTCTGAAGGCCTGAAAGCTATGGAGGCTTACAATTCTGTTTCTTTAGAGTTAGAGCAATCGAAAAATCAAGTTATTCATCTGGAGGGACTGGTAAGCAACCTTCAGAAAGAATATGACAGTGAAAGCAGCAAAAGTGCAGCAGATTTATTAGGGAATATCACTGTTGCTCAAGAAAGTGATAAACATGAGAACTCAGTTGAGGTCGAAAAGGAGCTTAACCATGTCAAATCTGAGGTAGGTCAATTAAGGTCTGCACTAGAGGCAGCTGAAAGAAGATACCAGGAAGAATATATTCAGAGCACATTGCAGATTAGAAGTGCATATGAAGTAGCGGAGCACACCAAATTAGAATCTCGCAAGCGTGAAGCTGAGTTAGAGGCAAACTTGAACTCAGCAAAATCTGATGTCGAAGAACTGAAGTTAAAGCTGATGGACAAGGAAACAGATTTTCACACCATCTCGGAGGAGAATCAAGGCTTACATTTAAAGGTTATGGAGAATCAGTTGTCTGGAAGAGAGTCTGAACTTGAATTAGAGGTTAAAAAGTTTGAGCAGGATTTAGTGGTATTAAAAGCGAGTTTGCTGGACAAAGAAATTAAATTGCAGAGTATCGCCCAGGAGAATGAGGCACTGAAGACGGAAATGAAGAAGAGAGAGCTAGAGAAGGATAAAGTGAACGACGAGACCCTGGAATTAGCTGAAGCAGCAAGGGATGCAGAGCGAGAAGCACTTACGAAGCTCAGTTATTTGACAGAGGAAGCTGACAAGAGTAGTAGAAAAACAGCCCGAGTTACTGAACAGCTGGATGCAGCTCAGGCTGCAAATTCGGAGATGGAAGCTGAGCTGAGGAGATTAAAAGTGCAGTCTGATCAGTGGAGGAAAGCGGCTGAGGCAGCTGCTGCAATGCTTACGACTGGTAATAATGGCAAGATTGAGAGGAGTGGTTCTCTTGACAACTATCATACCATCGGAGGAAAGTTGAGTTCACCTTTTTCTGAGGACATGGACGATGAATGTCCTAAGAAAAAGAATGGCAACATGCTGAAGAAAATTGGGATTCTGTTGAAGAAGAGCCAGAAATAA
- the LOC141700196 gene encoding uncharacterized protein LOC141700196: MSGEKADKFFSMEDLNADYGRKYRRTKLLNCNKENVVVDFAVADRCALSSSTGMLTESTPNIVRLVGKRRKFESNSLIVTPRSNSRRKYMNPPEGSQDRTPLSDVTNLGSASFPRNMVTEETRSNINDFSLNGREPLNQKGKENYLGFGRELFADEFVTDYEEESPNVVAPSLWSDDSEGSDYEASGCESSDDADCLSWSHDGDDEDIVDEINSDCNLMQSRHASRRVISEEYASLGGPTAICAVRLPQIPPTPQYLLDLYHDKKRGPSFHRLIQLYNAMFAFTSTGGNIDHSINSGRAPYVYRLNGQNHHVFGSLIPNDNETPKFCQLYIYDTINEVDNRLWWVSVQDRESVDKEVVRGLITMLDETNQLVGEFRQQRDLHESDEIVELQITLKVIKSESGRECYISSTDEVAGIMVGNTEETCGDRDIVVNEKGKGSVRVSNVHPKLMALQYPLLFPRGEDGFHPKIKFQRTVDSLTPRLGGRLFQQYMVDAFSTIEQTRLWWFRTHQTTLQNELYNNICKSVSRGDVDSSNIGKGIVLPAGYVGSKRYMQQNFQDALAVCRYIGHPDIFLTMTCNSLWDETKKMMEYVPGCIAPNCPDIISRVFRLKLDHLMVDVKDKKHFGVCIGVMYVVEFQKKGLPHVHMLIWLDADSKNNLKQNVDKFVSAEIPDPYCARSTFDDGGFPIYMRRRTNITVEIRKTEMENQWVVPYNQDLLVKYQCHMNVEIYCHARSLKYLFKYYLKGHNRATVQVQRKRKRQLNDNDEGGIDEINAYFDGKYLCGAESAYRIFGFPIHHRIISVERLPFHLPGDKNCTFRANEVLGKVASREKNKFSKLEVFFLNFVDVNAWKYTYDDIPRFNMWNDGERRWSMRKRGFQIGRLCYAHHSTEEPWFLHLLLTKVRGATSFESFRTVNRVCYSIFRDACKEYGLLDDDKEWHEMLTQASAGGLPPQIRQLFVHIIVNCIVTDLKTLWKIDELLRLVGKSLKKFDQLPQPPCSYLNNGTHNLIIEKTSYDTRKMDNIGGIFFVYGSGGCGKTFLWRTLIYKLRSESKIVLPVASSGIAATLMPGGRTAQSRFKIPIVLDECSTCNIAHDSDIAQLIKHT; encoded by the exons ATGAGTGGTGAAAAAGCTGACAAGTTCTTTAGCATGGAAGATTTGAATGCAGATTATGGTCGGAAATACAGAAGAACGAAACTATTGAATTGTAACAAAGAGAATGTGGTTGTCGACTTTGCTGTTGCTGATCGTTGTGCTTTATCTTCTTCCACAG GTATGTTGACGGAATCCACACCAAATATTGTTAGGTTGGTGGGAAAGAGGAGGAAATTTG AATCCAATAGTCTAATTGTTACTCCCCGATCAAATAGCAGAAGAAAGTACATGAATCCTCCTGAAGGTAGTCAGGACAGAACTCCTTTATCAGATGTAACAAATTTAGGTAGCGCCTCATTTCCTAGAAATATGGTGACAG AGGAAACACGATCAAATATTAATGATTTTTCCTTAAATGGACGTGAACCTTTGAACCAGAAAGGGAAGGAAAATTATCTTGGGTTTGGTAGAGAATTATTCGCAGATGAATTTGTTACTGATTATGAGGAAGAAA GTCCGAATGTAGTTGCTCCTTCCCTGTGGTCTGATGATTCTGAAGGATCAGATTATGAAGCAAGTGGTTGTGAATCAAGTG ATGATGCAGATTGCCTTAGTTGGTCACATGATGGTGATGATGAAGACATTGTTGATGAGATAAATTCAGATTGTAATTTGATGCAGAGCAGGCATGCATCGCGACGTGTCATTTCTGAGGAGTATGCTTCTTTGGGTGGTCCTACTGCCATAT GTGCAGTGAGATTGCCTCAAATCCCTCCTACCCCTCAGTATTTGCTGGATTTATACCACGACAAGAAAAGAGGTCCTTCTTTTCATAGATTGATACAGCTCTACAATGCAATGTTTGCCTTTACTTCTACCGGCGGTAACATAGATCATTCAATTAACAGTGGAAGGGCGCCTTATGTGTATAGATTAAATGGTCAGAACCACCATGTATTTGGATCTTTAATACCGAACGATAATGAAACCCCCAAATTTTGTCAACTTTACATTTATGACACCATTAACGAAGTTGATAATCGTCTTTGGTGGGTTAGTGTTCAGGACCGAGAAAGTGTTGATAAAGAGGTTGTACGAGGTCTTATAACAATGTTAGATGAAACAAATCAATTAGTTGGTGAGTTTAGGCAGCAGCGTGATCTGCATGAAAGTGATGAAATTGTTGAGCTGCAGATTACACTCAAAGTTATTAAATCTGAGAGTGGAAGAGAGTGCTATATTTCTAGCACTGATGAAGTTGCTGGCATTATGGTTggcaacactgaagaaacatGTGGCGACCGTGATATAGTTGTCAATGAAAAAGGTAAAGGTTCAGTCCGTGTTTCTAATGTTCATCCGAAGTTGATGGCTTTACAGTACCCTTTACTCTTTCCACGTGGAGAAGATGGATTTCACCCAAAGATAAAATTTCAAAGGACTGTTGATA GTTTGACTCCTCGGCTTGGTGGAAGACTATTCCAACAGTATATGGTTGATGCTTTTTCTACCATTGAGCAGACACGACTATGGTGGTTCCGTACTCACCAAACTACTTTACAGAATGAATTATACAATAATATTTGTAAGTCTGTTAGTAGAGGTGATGTGGACAGTTCAAATATCGGTAAAGGTATAGTTCTGCCAGCTGGCTACGTTGGTTCGAAGCGATACATGCAACAAAATTTCCAAGACGCGCTGGCCGTATGCCGTTATATCGGACATCCTGACATATTCCTCACTATGACCTGTAATTCTCTTTGGGATGAAACAAAGAAGATGATGGAGTATGTGCCTGGTTGCATTGCTCCAAACTGTCCCGACATCATATCAAGGGTGTTTAGGCTAAAACTTGATCACTTAATGGTCGATGTTAAGGACAAAAAACACTTTGGGGTTTGTATTGGAG TTATGTATGTCGTCGAGTTTCAAAAAAAAGGCCTTCCACATGTACATATGTTAATATGGCTTGATGCTGATTCGAAAAACAACCTCAAGCAGAATGTTGATAAATTTGTGTCCGCAGAAATCCCAGATCC GTACTGTGCTCGAAGTACTTTTGATGACGGTGGGTTCCCGATATATATGCGACGCAGGACAAACATTACTGTTGAAATAAGGAAAACTGAGATGGAAAACCAGTGGGTAGTACCATACAACCAGGATCTTTTGGTCAAGTATCAATGCCATATGAATGTGGAAATATATTGTCACGCACGCAGTCTTAagtatttatttaaatattatttgaaagGCCATAATCGTGCTACGGTTCAAGTCCAGAGAAAGAGAAAAAGGCAACTGAATGACAATGATGAGGGGGGAATAGATGAGATAAATGCATATTTTGATGGCAAATATTTATGTGGTGCTGAATCAGCCTATAGGATATTTGGCTTCCCTATCCATCATAGAATTATATCTGTTGAGAGACTTCCATTTCACTTACCAGGTGACAAAAACTGCACCTTCCGTGCCAATGAAGTGCTTGGTAAAGTTGCTTCCAGGGAGAAGAACAAGTTCAGTAAACTGGAAGTCTTTTTTTTAAACTTTGTTGATGTTAATGCATGGAAGTACACATATGATGATATTCCAAGGTTTAATATGTGGAATGATGGTGAGAGGAGATGGAGCATGAGGAAGCGTGGGTTTCAAATAGGTAGATTGTGTTATGCGCATCACAGTACGGAAGAGCCTTGGTTTCTTCATTTATTGCTTACGAAGGTACGTGGTGCCACCTCTTTTGAGTCTTTTCGGACCGTTAATAGAGTTTGTTACAGTATATTTCGCGATGCCTGTAAAGAGTATGGTTTATTGGATGATGATAAAGAATGGCATGAAATGTTGACTCAAGCTTCTGCAGGTGGATTACCTCCCCAGATTCGACAGCTTTTTGTCCATATTATTGTCAATTGTATAGTCACTGATTTGAAGACTTTATGGA AAATAGATGAGTTGCTCCGATTAGTTGGTAAATCCTTGAAGAAATTTGATCAGTTGCCTCAACCTCCTTGCAGCTATTTGAACAATGGAACACACAATTTGATCATTGAAAAGACAAGCTATGACACTAGGAAGATGGA TAATATTGGAGGGATTTTCTTTGTTTATGGTAGTGGTGGATGTGGAAAGACATTCTTATGGAGAACTCTTATATATAAGTTACGTTCAGAAAGTAAAATTGTGCTTCCAGTGGCTTCTTCTGGGATTGCTGCCACATTAATGCCCGGTGGTCGGACTGCGCAGTCCAGATTTAAAATTCCAATAGTTCTTGATGAATGTTCAACATGTAATATTGCCCATGATTCAGATATTGCACAACTCATAAAGCATACATAA
- the LOC141700197 gene encoding uncharacterized protein LOC141700197, whose translation MKAVDPKHYNMPFGGITVVLGGDFRQILPVITYGDCADIVAACITRSRLWSICQVFLLTENMRLKQGESDSESEELKMFAKWVLDIGNGQVSPPRVCNLPLIENQILIPSQFCDVKTENTVDNMICSTYPDFSHKSHNTQYLSERAILTPTNQNMGHLNSLIVDKLP comes from the coding sequence ATGAAAGCTGTTGATCCAAAACATTACAACATGCCTTTTGGCGGTATTACTGTAGTTCTGGGTGGTGATTTCCGTCAAATCCTCCCAGTCATTACGTATGGAGATTgtgctgatattgtagctgcctGTATCACCAGGTCACGGCTGTGGTCCATTTGCCAAGTATTCTTGCTGACAGAAAACATGCGCTTGAAACAAGGTGAAAGTGATAGTGAAAGTGAAGAGCTTAAAATGTTTGCAAAATGGGTACTTGACATTGGTAATGGCCAGGTCAGTCCACCTCGGGTTTGCAATTTGCCACTCATTGAAAATCAAATTTTGATTCCGTCTCAGTTCTGTGATGTAAAAACTGAGAACACAGTTGATAACATGATTTGTAGCACGTATCCTGATTTTTCTCACAAAAGCCATAATACACAATACTTGAGCGAGAGAGCTATTTTGACGCCTACCAACCAGAATATGGGCCACCTCAATTCGCTTATTGTAGACAAGCTCCCATGA
- the LOC141700198 gene encoding uncharacterized protein LOC141700198, producing the protein MPPHDLKLKVGAIVKLMRNLNQTLGLCNGTRMIVTKCLEFCVECEVICGTFVGSKHFIPCMELSHLDTKMPFKLVRKQMPLHICYAMTINKSQGQSLKTVGLYLPKSVFTHGQYYVAISRVTSPTGLTIFVDDKSGAATNLTQNVVYKEVFYDLPKA; encoded by the coding sequence ATGCCACCTCATGATCTAAAACTTAAGGTTGGGGCCATTGTTAAGCTAATGCGTAATTTGAACCAAACGCTAGGTTTGTGTAATGGTACAAGGATGATTGTGACCAAATGCCTGGAATTCTGTGTGGAATGTGAAGTAATCTGTGGTACCTTTGTTGGTTCGAAGCATTTCATTCCATGCATGGAGCTTTCTCACTTAGATACAAAAATGCCATTCAAATTGGTACGGAAACAAATGCCTCTACATATATGCTATGCCATGACAATCAACAAATCTCAAGGTCAATCCCTGAAGACAGTTGGGCTATACTTACCTAAGTCAGTTTTCACTCATGGACAATATTATGTTGCTATTAGTCGAGTAACCTCACCCACTGGCCTCACTATATTTGTTGATGATAAGTCTGGTGCAGCTACAAATTTAACCCAGAACGTTGTGTACAAAGAAGTTTTTTACGACCTTCCAAAAGCTTAG